A single Agrococcus sp. ARC_14 DNA region contains:
- the leuE gene encoding leucine efflux protein LeuE yields the protein MSLDAATLAAFTAGVVVIVLLPGANSLYVVATSLRAGRGAGFRAMLGVFLGDAILMVLAVLSAQALSANPIIFRILTWAGAAYLCWLALGLVRSALARIRAKRQHRAEPAPTENPTHPPTAPNPIIARPRIAPFRTALITSLLNPKAILFFASFFVQFIDPDSPTPLGDIAVLMVIAEAMSALYLAALVLVAARVGRSVEPHGWLAIVGTFVAAAAFVALAVRVVLP from the coding sequence ATGAGCCTCGACGCCGCGACTCTTGCCGCATTCACAGCCGGCGTGGTCGTGATCGTGCTGCTGCCAGGGGCCAACAGCCTCTACGTCGTCGCCACCTCGCTGCGCGCCGGCCGCGGCGCTGGCTTCCGCGCGATGCTCGGCGTCTTCCTCGGCGACGCGATCCTGATGGTGCTCGCGGTGCTGTCGGCGCAGGCGCTCTCCGCCAACCCGATCATCTTCCGCATCCTCACCTGGGCGGGCGCGGCCTATCTCTGCTGGCTCGCGCTCGGGCTGGTGCGCAGCGCCTTGGCCCGCATCCGTGCCAAGCGCCAGCACCGGGCCGAGCCCGCGCCGACGGAGAACCCCACGCATCCGCCCACGGCGCCGAACCCGATCATCGCCCGGCCGCGGATCGCGCCGTTCCGCACCGCGCTCATCACGAGCCTGCTGAACCCGAAGGCGATCCTGTTCTTCGCCTCGTTCTTCGTGCAGTTCATCGACCCCGACTCGCCGACGCCGCTGGGCGACATCGCGGTGCTCATGGTCATCGCCGAGGCGATGTCGGCGCTCTACCTCGCGGCGCTCGTGCTGGTGGCCGCGCGCGTCGGCCGCAGCGTCGAGCCGCACGGCTGGCTGGCCATCGTCGGCACGTTCGTGGCGGCGGCCGCCTTCGTCGCGCTCGCCGTGCGCGTGGTGCTGCCATAG
- a CDS encoding vitamin K epoxide reductase family protein codes for MTDTRPTRFTAPVWLGVLLIITGLTGLLASFALSVERIELLVNPNEALGCDLNPFLNCSSAIESEQGELFGFPNPFIGLMAFPASIIMGALTLGRVAMPRWVWTVFSIGVLGGMALVLFLAQQSIFVLGFVCPWCFLVWMTMYAMSFPLWAWGFGSGALPSPAGMRSGLAKLTSWGWVASLVLAVTVVVTIMIALPGIPRFLLGGF; via the coding sequence ATGACCGACACTCGTCCCACCCGCTTCACCGCGCCCGTCTGGCTCGGCGTGCTGCTGATCATCACGGGGCTGACGGGGCTGCTCGCCTCCTTCGCGCTCTCCGTGGAGCGCATCGAGCTGCTGGTGAACCCGAACGAGGCGCTCGGCTGCGACCTCAATCCGTTCCTGAACTGCTCCAGCGCGATCGAGTCGGAGCAGGGCGAGCTGTTCGGGTTCCCGAACCCGTTCATCGGCCTCATGGCGTTCCCTGCCTCGATCATCATGGGGGCGCTCACACTGGGTCGTGTCGCCATGCCCCGCTGGGTGTGGACGGTCTTCTCGATCGGCGTGCTCGGCGGCATGGCGCTCGTGCTGTTCCTGGCGCAGCAGTCGATCTTCGTGCTCGGCTTCGTCTGCCCCTGGTGCTTCCTGGTCTGGATGACCATGTACGCCATGTCGTTCCCGCTGTGGGCCTGGGGCTTCGGCTCCGGCGCACTGCCGTCGCCCGCCGGCATGCGGAGCGGGCTCGCGAAGCTCACGTCATGGGGATGGGTGGCCTCGCTCGTGCTCGCCGTGACCGTGGTCGTGACGATCATGATCGCGCTGCCGGGCATCCCCCGCTTCCTGCTCGGCGGCTTCTGA
- the ndk gene encoding nucleoside-diphosphate kinase: MQTTLVLIKPDGVQRQLTGAILARIEAKGYVITDLRLVQPDRARLEEHYAEHQGKPFFEPLVEFMLSGPSVAIRLEGDRVIEGFRSLAGTTDPTTAAPGTIRGDLGRDWGLKVQQNLVHGSDSEESAARELTLWFG, from the coding sequence ATGCAGACCACCCTCGTCCTCATCAAGCCCGACGGCGTCCAGCGTCAGCTGACCGGCGCCATCCTCGCCCGCATCGAGGCCAAGGGATACGTCATCACCGACCTGCGCCTCGTGCAGCCCGACAGGGCTCGCCTCGAGGAGCACTACGCCGAGCACCAGGGCAAGCCCTTCTTCGAGCCGCTCGTCGAGTTCATGCTCTCCGGCCCCTCCGTGGCGATCCGCCTCGAGGGCGACCGCGTCATCGAAGGCTTCCGCTCGCTCGCCGGCACGACCGACCCGACGACGGCCGCGCCCGGCACGATCCGCGGCGACCTCGGTCGCGACTGGGGCCTCAAGGTGCAGCAGAACCTGGTGCACGGCTCCGACTCCGAGGAGTCGGCCGCGCGCGAGCTCACACTCTGGTTCGGCTGA
- a CDS encoding DUF4233 domain-containing protein yields the protein MSDEQREPASAAQPAAAARKPRPQRGAMESLLRIIHGLEVAGIAFGALAAWGVSRDWPQPLAFGVVGVLLVATMSPQRHAWGWIVSLVMQLAVAALAFVEPVWGIVALVFIILWIYCFVKARGIERRRRAAGLDPRGAPGAP from the coding sequence ATGAGCGACGAGCAGCGCGAGCCAGCGTCGGCGGCGCAGCCGGCGGCCGCCGCGCGCAAGCCTCGCCCGCAGCGCGGCGCGATGGAGTCGCTGCTGCGCATCATCCACGGCCTCGAGGTCGCCGGCATCGCCTTCGGCGCGCTGGCGGCCTGGGGCGTCTCGCGCGACTGGCCGCAGCCGCTCGCCTTCGGCGTGGTCGGCGTGCTGCTGGTGGCGACGATGTCGCCCCAGCGCCACGCCTGGGGCTGGATCGTCAGCCTCGTGATGCAGCTCGCCGTCGCTGCGCTCGCGTTCGTCGAGCCCGTCTGGGGCATCGTCGCGCTGGTGTTCATCATCCTGTGGATCTACTGCTTCGTGAAGGCGCGCGGCATCGAGCGCCGGCGCCGCGCCGCAGGCCTCGACCCGCGCGGCGCCCCCGGCGCTCCGTAG
- a CDS encoding folylpolyglutamate synthase/dihydrofolate synthase family protein yields the protein MSDELEQGTEQGTPDIDDRILASLEHAEAAEAAYQALLERAGEQAVEPRIEATRRAVELLGDPQRSFRIIHITGTNGKGSTARIADALLRAHGLRTGMLTSPHLERVNERITIDGEPVSDEAFARNYEDIAPFLDLVDAELAEQGERRLTFFEAFTVLAFAVMADAPVDVAVLEVGMGGTWDSTNVADGDVAVITPIALDHTNRLGSTVEAIAREKAGIIKPDAIVVSAQQQPEALAVLEAKASEVGARLLLDGRDFSLVAQSVAVGGQLVTVKGLAAEYIDQLVPLMGAHQGRNAELALVAVEAFLGGGTQPMTAEVLADGFAASTSPGRLDVIGADPLVIADAAHNPHGAAALRVALGEYFGLERITLVLGVLAGKDVAGVLAELEPVIDELVVTQSTSERALDADALAAQAVAVLGADRVLVEPDLSMAVEAAREAAADRSGAVVVTGSITLLGDVIGHARETGWLLRPDARRQAATVQLDAPDLEAAVLEAAELEADGDADIEGAQR from the coding sequence ATGAGCGACGAGCTGGAGCAGGGCACCGAGCAGGGCACGCCCGACATCGACGACCGCATCCTCGCCTCGCTCGAGCACGCAGAGGCGGCGGAGGCCGCCTATCAGGCGCTGCTCGAGCGGGCGGGCGAGCAGGCGGTCGAGCCGCGCATCGAGGCGACCCGCAGAGCCGTCGAGCTGCTGGGCGACCCGCAGCGATCGTTCCGCATCATCCACATCACCGGCACGAACGGCAAGGGCTCGACCGCCCGCATCGCCGATGCGCTGCTGCGCGCCCACGGGCTGCGCACGGGCATGCTCACCAGCCCGCACCTCGAGCGGGTCAACGAGCGCATCACGATCGACGGCGAGCCCGTCTCCGACGAGGCCTTCGCGCGCAACTACGAGGACATCGCGCCGTTCCTCGACCTGGTCGACGCCGAGCTCGCCGAGCAGGGCGAGCGCCGCCTCACCTTCTTCGAGGCGTTCACGGTGCTCGCCTTCGCGGTGATGGCGGATGCGCCGGTCGACGTCGCGGTGCTCGAGGTCGGGATGGGCGGCACGTGGGATTCCACGAACGTCGCGGACGGCGACGTGGCCGTCATCACGCCCATCGCGCTCGACCACACGAACCGGCTCGGCTCCACCGTGGAGGCGATCGCGCGCGAGAAGGCCGGCATCATCAAGCCCGACGCGATCGTGGTCTCGGCGCAGCAGCAGCCGGAGGCGCTCGCCGTGCTCGAGGCGAAGGCCTCGGAGGTCGGGGCGCGACTGCTGCTCGACGGCCGCGACTTCTCGCTGGTCGCGCAGTCGGTCGCCGTCGGCGGCCAGCTCGTCACCGTCAAGGGGCTCGCTGCCGAGTACATCGATCAGCTGGTGCCGCTCATGGGCGCGCACCAGGGCAGGAACGCCGAGCTCGCGCTCGTCGCCGTCGAGGCCTTCCTGGGCGGCGGCACGCAGCCGATGACCGCAGAGGTGCTCGCCGACGGATTCGCCGCGTCGACCTCGCCGGGCAGGCTCGACGTGATCGGCGCCGATCCGCTCGTGATCGCCGACGCAGCGCACAACCCGCACGGCGCGGCCGCGCTGCGCGTGGCGCTGGGGGAGTACTTCGGGCTCGAGCGCATCACGCTCGTGCTCGGCGTGCTCGCGGGCAAGGATGTCGCCGGCGTCCTCGCCGAGCTCGAGCCGGTGATCGACGAGCTGGTGGTGACGCAGTCGACCTCCGAGCGCGCGCTCGACGCCGACGCGCTGGCCGCGCAGGCCGTCGCCGTGCTGGGCGCCGACCGGGTGCTCGTCGAGCCCGACCTCTCGATGGCCGTCGAGGCGGCGCGCGAGGCCGCGGCCGACCGCTCCGGCGCCGTCGTGGTGACGGGCTCGATCACGCTGCTCGGCGACGTGATCGGCCACGCCCGCGAGACCGGCTGGCTGCTGCGGCCCGACGCCCGGCGGCAGGCCGCGACGGTGCAGCTCGACGCGCCCGACCTGGAGGCCGCCGTGCTGGAAGCCGCGGAGCTCGAGGCCGACGGCGACGCCGACATCGAGGGAGCGCAGCGATGA
- the ileS gene encoding isoleucine--tRNA ligase: MTEQQRYPLSSDEPVVASPDLPSIEQGILAFWKGDGTFQASIDQRSGCQEWVFYDGPPFANGLPHYGHLLTGYAKDVFPRFQTMRGKQVPRVFGWDTHGLPAELEAMKQLGITEKAEIEAMGVDVFNEKARASVLKYVDDWEAYVTRQARWVDFEGGYKTLDITYMESVIWAFKTLHDKGLAYEGYRVLPYCWRDETPLSNHELRMDDDVYQDRQDTTLTVTFPFTGEQADALGLQGVRALAWTTTPWTLPTNLALAVGPAIDYAVVPTGPNGTSAAEAGAGFLLAADTVVGYFKDLGYDSPEEAVAAVARTLTGAELAGVTYEPLFDFFADAEIWGTQHAFQILVDDYVATGEGTGIVHQAPAYGEDDQRVATAAGIPTILSVDDGGRLLDVVAPVAGQQVFDANKPLSKLLKDAGRVLRQASYVHSYPHCWRCRNPLIYKAVSSWFVRVTDIKADLLAANEQITWVPENVKHGQFGKWLEGARDWSISRNRYWGSPIPVWKSDDPNYPRIDVYGSLDELERDFGVRPTDLHRPAIDALTRPNPDDPTGASTMRRIPDVLDVWFDSGSMPFAQFHYPFENEEWFEEHSPADYIVEYIGQTRGWFYLMHVLSVALFGRPAFKNVISHGIILGDDGFKASKSRRNYPDVNESFDTYGSDAVRWNLMQGSILRGGNFIVSEEGIREALRQFHLPLWSTWYFFSTYANRAADGAPHLAQRSTASADVLDRYILAKLRETVETVTDALERLDATGATWAVREFLDVLTNWYVRRSRDRFWAGVAADGSGTEAFDTLYTVLETLTRIAAPLSPLVAEEVWKGLTGGRSVHLTDWPAVEQGADALPADPELVAQMDAVRAIASVGNALRKQARKRVRLPLPTLTVVGAVDVSAFTGVLRDELNVREIVLEAAAEDALERYGISRRLQVNARAAGPRLGKDVQRAIQAARAGDWAVVPGQGGSGDTVTAGGIALADGEYELALEVADETAAVGFLPDGGFVVLDTATTPELEAEGLARDVIRAVQSARKDAGLDVSDRIRLTLGSDEHGVTALEANAELVAGETLAVELALERVDDTMGELADGRTAHRVGDGSPLAITIEKADA, encoded by the coding sequence TGCCAGGAGTGGGTCTTCTACGACGGCCCGCCCTTCGCCAACGGCCTGCCGCACTACGGGCATCTGCTCACCGGCTACGCCAAGGACGTCTTCCCGCGCTTCCAGACCATGCGCGGCAAGCAGGTGCCCCGCGTCTTCGGCTGGGACACCCACGGCCTGCCCGCCGAGCTCGAGGCCATGAAGCAGCTCGGCATCACCGAGAAGGCCGAGATCGAGGCGATGGGCGTCGACGTCTTCAATGAGAAGGCCCGCGCCTCCGTGCTCAAGTACGTCGACGACTGGGAGGCCTACGTCACCCGCCAGGCCCGCTGGGTCGACTTCGAGGGCGGCTACAAGACGCTCGACATCACCTACATGGAGAGCGTCATCTGGGCGTTCAAGACCCTCCACGACAAGGGCCTCGCCTACGAGGGCTACCGGGTGCTGCCGTACTGCTGGCGCGACGAGACGCCGCTGTCGAACCACGAGCTGCGCATGGACGACGACGTCTACCAGGATCGCCAGGACACCACCCTCACGGTCACCTTCCCGTTCACGGGGGAGCAGGCGGATGCCCTGGGTCTCCAGGGCGTGCGGGCACTGGCGTGGACGACGACCCCGTGGACGCTGCCGACGAACCTGGCGCTCGCGGTCGGCCCCGCGATCGACTACGCCGTCGTGCCGACAGGGCCCAATGGCACCTCCGCCGCGGAGGCAGGCGCCGGCTTCCTGCTCGCCGCCGACACGGTCGTGGGCTACTTCAAGGATCTCGGCTACGACTCCCCGGAGGAGGCCGTCGCTGCCGTCGCGCGAACGCTGACGGGTGCAGAGCTCGCGGGCGTGACCTACGAGCCGCTGTTCGACTTCTTCGCCGACGCCGAGATCTGGGGCACGCAGCACGCCTTCCAGATCCTGGTCGACGACTACGTCGCCACCGGCGAGGGCACCGGCATCGTGCACCAGGCGCCCGCCTACGGCGAGGACGACCAGCGGGTCGCGACCGCCGCGGGCATCCCGACGATCCTCTCGGTCGACGACGGTGGCCGCCTCCTCGACGTGGTCGCGCCGGTCGCCGGTCAGCAGGTCTTCGACGCCAACAAGCCGCTGTCGAAGCTGCTCAAGGACGCCGGTCGGGTGCTGCGCCAGGCCTCCTACGTGCACTCCTATCCGCACTGCTGGCGCTGCCGCAACCCGCTCATCTACAAGGCCGTCTCGAGCTGGTTCGTGCGGGTCACCGACATCAAGGCCGATCTGCTCGCCGCCAACGAGCAGATCACCTGGGTGCCTGAGAACGTCAAGCACGGCCAGTTCGGCAAGTGGCTCGAGGGTGCGCGCGACTGGTCCATCAGCCGCAACCGCTACTGGGGCAGCCCGATCCCGGTGTGGAAGAGCGACGACCCCAACTACCCGCGCATCGACGTCTACGGCTCGCTCGACGAGCTCGAGCGCGACTTCGGCGTGCGGCCGACCGACCTGCACCGCCCGGCGATCGACGCGCTCACGCGCCCCAACCCCGACGACCCGACGGGCGCGAGCACGATGCGCCGCATCCCCGACGTCCTCGACGTCTGGTTCGACTCCGGCTCGATGCCCTTCGCGCAGTTCCACTACCCGTTCGAGAACGAGGAGTGGTTCGAGGAGCACAGCCCCGCCGACTACATCGTCGAGTACATCGGTCAGACGCGCGGGTGGTTCTACCTCATGCACGTGCTGTCGGTGGCGCTGTTCGGCCGACCGGCGTTCAAGAACGTCATCAGCCACGGCATCATCCTCGGCGACGACGGCTTCAAGGCCTCGAAGTCGCGGCGCAACTACCCCGACGTGAACGAGTCGTTCGACACCTACGGCTCGGATGCGGTGCGCTGGAACCTGATGCAGGGCTCGATCCTGCGGGGTGGCAACTTCATCGTCTCGGAGGAGGGCATCCGCGAGGCGCTGCGGCAGTTCCACCTGCCGCTGTGGTCGACCTGGTACTTCTTCTCGACCTACGCCAACCGCGCCGCCGACGGCGCGCCCCATCTCGCCCAGCGCAGCACCGCATCCGCCGACGTGCTCGACCGCTACATCCTCGCGAAGCTGCGCGAGACGGTGGAGACGGTGACGGATGCGCTCGAGCGGCTGGATGCGACCGGCGCGACGTGGGCGGTGCGCGAGTTCCTCGACGTGCTCACCAACTGGTACGTGCGCCGCTCGCGCGACCGCTTCTGGGCGGGCGTGGCGGCTGATGGCAGCGGCACCGAGGCATTCGACACCTTGTACACGGTGCTCGAGACGCTCACCCGCATCGCGGCACCGCTCTCACCGCTCGTCGCCGAGGAGGTCTGGAAGGGCCTCACCGGTGGCCGCTCGGTGCACCTGACCGACTGGCCCGCGGTGGAGCAGGGCGCCGACGCGCTGCCTGCAGACCCCGAGCTGGTCGCACAGATGGATGCCGTGCGCGCCATCGCGAGCGTCGGCAACGCGCTGCGCAAGCAGGCCCGCAAGCGGGTGCGGCTGCCGCTGCCGACGCTCACGGTCGTCGGCGCCGTCGACGTGAGCGCCTTCACCGGCGTGCTGCGCGACGAGCTCAACGTGCGCGAGATCGTGCTCGAGGCGGCGGCCGAGGATGCGCTCGAGCGCTACGGCATCTCGCGTCGGCTGCAGGTCAACGCGCGCGCAGCAGGGCCGCGACTCGGCAAGGACGTGCAGCGGGCGATCCAGGCGGCTCGTGCTGGCGATTGGGCTGTCGTTCCCGGTCAGGGTGGGAGCGGCGACACGGTGACGGCAGGCGGCATCGCGCTCGCCGATGGCGAGTACGAGCTCGCGCTCGAGGTCGCCGACGAGACGGCGGCCGTCGGCTTCCTGCCCGACGGCGGCTTCGTCGTGCTCGACACCGCCACGACGCCGGAGCTCGAGGCGGAGGGGCTCGCGCGCGACGTCATCCGCGCCGTGCAGTCGGCACGCAAGGATGCCGGCCTCGACGTGAGCGACCGCATCCGCCTCACCCTCGGCTCCGACGAGCACGGGGTGACGGCGCTGGAGGCCAACGCCGAGCTGGTCGCTGGCGAGACGCTCGCCGTCGAGCTGGCGCTCGAGCGCGTCGACGACACCATGGGCGAGCTGGCCGACGGCCGCACGGCCCACCGGGTGGGCGACGGCTCACCGCTGGCTATCACGATCGAGAAGGCAGACGCATGA